A single region of the Vitis riparia cultivar Riparia Gloire de Montpellier isolate 1030 unplaced genomic scaffold, EGFV_Vit.rip_1.0 scaffold725_pilon_pilon, whole genome shotgun sequence genome encodes:
- the LOC117910358 gene encoding probable phytol kinase 1, chloroplastic isoform X2, with the protein MSWVVSTQTAISFSIYRYTSRFSTLRRLPNPNLSLNALPWHPRSRPLTFRTAALLQDAGAAAVVTAGAYGLGLTFDNLTQRKVIEQSLSRKLVHILSGLLFMVSWSIFSTSTEARYFASLVPVVNCLRELLRGPLYYVLILLVCTMVFWRESPIGVISLSMMCGGDGIADIIGRRFGSLKLPYNQQKSWAGSISMFVFGFLISIGMLHYFSALGYFQLDWIWTMEKVALISLVATVVESLPATKVVDDNISVPLASMVMAFLSFGF; encoded by the exons ATGAGCTGGGTGGTATCAACACAGACAGCCATATCCTTCTCCATCTACCGTTACACTTCCAGATTCTCTACCTTACGCCGTCTTCCAAATCCTAATCTTTCTCTCAATGCTCTTCCATGGCATCCTCGCTCCCGCCCTCTCACTTTCCGCACGGCTGCGCTGCTCCAGGACGCCGGAGCCGCCGCGGTGGTCACGGCCGGAGCCTACGGCCTCGGTCTCACTTTCGATAATCTCACCCAGCGCAAGGTCATTGAACAG AGTTTGAGCAGAAAACTGGTCCATATATTGTCTGGGTTGCTTTTCATGGTTTCTTGGTCAATTTTCAG CACCTCAACAGAGGCTCGCTACTTTGCTTCTTTGGTTCCTGTTGTCAATTGCTTAAG GGAATTGCTTAGAGGCCCTTTATATTACGTCCTGATTTTGCTTGTATGCACTATGGTCTTCTGGCGTGAGTCTCCTATTGGGGTGATCTCATTGTCAATGATGTGTGGTGGGGATG GCATTGCTGACATCATTGGAAGAAGATTTGGGTCCCTAAAGCTTCCTTATAATCAACAGAAGAGCTGGGCTGGTAGCATTTCCATGTTTGTATTTGGCTTCTTGATTTCAATTGG GATGCTTCACTACTTTTCAGCCCTGGGGTACTTCCAGTTAGATTGGATTTGGACAATGGAAAAAGTTGCATTAATTTCCTTGGTGGCAACAGTGGTTGAGTCTCTCCCTGCCACAAAGGTAGTAGATGACAACATATCCGTCCCTCTGGCAAGCATGGTAATGGCATTTTTGAGTTTTGGCTTTTGA
- the LOC117910358 gene encoding probable phytol kinase 1, chloroplastic isoform X1 gives MSWVVSTQTAISFSIYRYTSRFSTLRRLPNPNLSLNALPWHPRSRPLTFRTAALLQDAGAAAVVTAGAYGLGLTFDNLTQRKVIEQSLSRKLVHILSGLLFMVSWSIFSTSTEARYFASLVPVVNCLRLVIYGLSLATDEGLIKSVTREGKPEELLRGPLYYVLILLVCTMVFWRESPIGVISLSMMCGGDGIADIIGRRFGSLKLPYNQQKSWAGSISMFVFGFLISIGMLHYFSALGYFQLDWIWTMEKVALISLVATVVESLPATKVVDDNISVPLASMVMAFLSFGF, from the exons ATGAGCTGGGTGGTATCAACACAGACAGCCATATCCTTCTCCATCTACCGTTACACTTCCAGATTCTCTACCTTACGCCGTCTTCCAAATCCTAATCTTTCTCTCAATGCTCTTCCATGGCATCCTCGCTCCCGCCCTCTCACTTTCCGCACGGCTGCGCTGCTCCAGGACGCCGGAGCCGCCGCGGTGGTCACGGCCGGAGCCTACGGCCTCGGTCTCACTTTCGATAATCTCACCCAGCGCAAGGTCATTGAACAG AGTTTGAGCAGAAAACTGGTCCATATATTGTCTGGGTTGCTTTTCATGGTTTCTTGGTCAATTTTCAG CACCTCAACAGAGGCTCGCTACTTTGCTTCTTTGGTTCCTGTTGTCAATTGCTTAAGGTTAGTCATATATGGCCTCTCTTTAGCTACCGATGAAGGACTCATAAAATCTGTTACTCGAGAAGGAAAGCCAGA GGAATTGCTTAGAGGCCCTTTATATTACGTCCTGATTTTGCTTGTATGCACTATGGTCTTCTGGCGTGAGTCTCCTATTGGGGTGATCTCATTGTCAATGATGTGTGGTGGGGATG GCATTGCTGACATCATTGGAAGAAGATTTGGGTCCCTAAAGCTTCCTTATAATCAACAGAAGAGCTGGGCTGGTAGCATTTCCATGTTTGTATTTGGCTTCTTGATTTCAATTGG GATGCTTCACTACTTTTCAGCCCTGGGGTACTTCCAGTTAGATTGGATTTGGACAATGGAAAAAGTTGCATTAATTTCCTTGGTGGCAACAGTGGTTGAGTCTCTCCCTGCCACAAAGGTAGTAGATGACAACATATCCGTCCCTCTGGCAAGCATGGTAATGGCATTTTTGAGTTTTGGCTTTTGA